In Allocoprobacillus halotolerans, a genomic segment contains:
- a CDS encoding SMI1/KNR4 family protein encodes MLISKFNNEDIENAIQEIENRYGFIFPTEYRIFLQKYNGGKTPNTTFHLQGISSDIQAFYGLGKADMNYNISMLENTLLFSDMIDNNLFPIAINSFGDYLLIGLCGDNTGKIYFCYHDMSKNDIELSSSLSAFFSCCRSQKIGHIRTVEERITDMKRLGKGHKITEEKLKCWQKEIDEYSKIKQEKVTFEI; translated from the coding sequence ATGTTAATATCAAAATTTAACAATGAAGATATTGAGAATGCTATTCAAGAAATAGAAAATCGTTATGGTTTTATTTTTCCTACGGAATATCGAATATTTTTACAAAAATATAATGGTGGAAAAACTCCTAACACAACCTTTCATCTTCAAGGAATTTCATCAGATATTCAAGCGTTTTATGGTCTTGGTAAAGCAGATATGAATTATAATATTTCAATGCTTGAAAATACACTATTGTTTTCAGATATGATTGATAACAACCTGTTTCCTATTGCAATCAATTCATTTGGAGATTATCTTTTAATCGGATTATGTGGAGATAATACAGGGAAAATATATTTTTGTTACCATGATATGTCAAAAAATGATATTGAATTATCATCAAGTTTATCTGCCTTTTTCTCCTGTTGCAGAAGTCAAAAAATCGGGCATATCCGAACCGTAGAAGAACGAATTACTGATATGAAACGATTGGGAAAAGGACATAAAATTACAGAAGAAAAATTGAAATGCTGGCAAAAAGAAATTGATGAGTATTCAAAAATCAAACAAGAGAAAGTTACTTTTGAAATTTAG
- a CDS encoding NAD(P)-dependent oxidoreductase, with amino-acid sequence MNKISAEKTLLQYVPNAYIIRPSYLYGPMNNVYREAFVFECANLNRPFYIPKDGSMKLQFFYIEDLSHFLYHLMIDSSFEHIFNVGNPQSVTIKDWVELCYETCHQKPNFIHVDSTIEQRQYFPFYNYEYALDVQKQKLILTTTKSLDKGLQESYDWYQNHSQLVMRKPLIEFIDKH; translated from the coding sequence ATCAACAAAATATCTGCTGAAAAAACTTTGCTTCAATATGTACCAAATGCTTATATCATCAGACCATCGTATCTTTATGGACCGATGAACAATGTTTATCGTGAAGCCTTTGTTTTTGAATGTGCCAATTTGAATCGCCCTTTTTATATCCCTAAAGATGGTTCTATGAAATTACAGTTTTTCTATATCGAAGATTTGAGTCATTTTCTATATCATCTGATGATTGATTCATCATTTGAACACATCTTTAATGTTGGCAATCCTCAATCTGTAACGATTAAAGACTGGGTAGAATTATGTTATGAAACTTGTCATCAAAAACCAAACTTCATTCATGTGGATTCGACCATTGAACAAAGACAATATTTTCCATTCTATAACTATGAGTATGCTTTAGATGTTCAAAAACAGAAATTAATCTTAACAACAACAAAGTCACTTGATAAAGGATTACAAGAGTCTTATGATTGGTATCAAAATCATAGTCAGCTTGTTATGCGTAAACCATTGATAGAATTTATTGATAAACATTAA
- a CDS encoding recombinase family protein: MKQQIYNTALYLRLSRDDELQGESSSITTQRSMLCLYAKEHHLNVIDEYIDDGWSGTNFERPCFQRMIEDIEAGKINCVVTKDLSRLGRNYIMTGQYTELYFPSHNVRYIAIDDGVDSEKGESEIAPFKNIINEWVARDTSRKVKSAFKTKFAEGAYYEAYAPLGYKKHPDIKGKLLVDEETKWIVEKIFS; the protein is encoded by the coding sequence ATGAAACAACAGATTTACAATACTGCACTTTATCTTAGGTTAAGCCGAGATGATGAATTACAGGGCGAAAGTTCCAGCATTACCACACAAAGAAGTATGTTGTGTCTATATGCAAAAGAACATCATTTGAATGTGATTGATGAATATATTGATGACGGCTGGTCGGGAACAAATTTTGAAAGACCGTGTTTCCAGAGAATGATTGAAGATATAGAGGCAGGAAAAATCAACTGTGTTGTAACGAAAGATCTTTCCCGACTTGGCAGAAATTATATTATGACAGGACAATATACAGAATTGTATTTTCCCAGCCATAATGTCCGTTACATAGCGATTGACGACGGTGTAGACAGCGAAAAAGGCGAAAGTGAGATTGCACCATTTAAAAATATTATCAATGAATGGGTGGCAAGAGATACAAGCCGTAAAGTGAAATCGGCATTCAAGACAAAATTTGCAGAGGGTGCATATTATGAGGCTTATGCTCCGTTAGGATATAAGAAACACCCCGACATCAAAGGAAAACTGCTGGTTGATGAGGAAACAAAATGGATTGTTGAAAAAATCTTCTCCTAG
- a CDS encoding DUF4368 domain-containing protein produces the protein MREEKVPTASWLNFTRYGTFAHIFEGKPDSKRYEWTIAHVKAILKSEVYIGNSVHNRQSTVSFKSKKKVRKLESEWFRVENTHEPIIDKEVFYRVPEQIKSRRRQTKKKATPIFAGLVKCADCGWSMRFATNKANKTPYSYYACSYYGQFGKSTCSMHYICYDVLYQAVLERLQYWAKAVQQDEEKVLNKIQKAGNAERIREKKKKASALKKAENRQNEIDRLFAKMYEDRACEKITERNFIMLSGKYQKEQIELEQQITDLREELSKMEQDMIGAEKWIELIKEYSVPKELTAPLLNAMIEKILIHEATTNEDNKRIQEIEIYYRFIGKVD, from the coding sequence CTGCGAGAAGAAAAAGTTCCGACAGCGTCTTGGCTGAATTTCACAAGGTACGGTACTTTTGCACATATCTTTGAGGGAAAGCCCGACAGCAAGCGTTATGAGTGGACGATTGCTCATGTTAAGGCAATTTTAAAAAGTGAAGTCTATATCGGAAACAGCGTTCATAATCGACAATCAACAGTTTCATTCAAGAGCAAGAAAAAAGTGCGTAAGCTCGAAAGTGAATGGTTTCGAGTAGAAAATACCCACGAACCGATTATTGACAAAGAAGTGTTCTATCGTGTGCCGGAACAGATAAAATCAAGGCGTAGACAGACAAAGAAAAAAGCAACGCCAATATTTGCAGGGCTTGTCAAGTGTGCGGATTGTGGCTGGTCTATGCGGTTTGCGACAAATAAGGCAAATAAAACACCATACAGTTATTATGCTTGCAGTTACTACGGGCAGTTTGGCAAAAGTACTTGTTCTATGCACTATATCTGTTATGATGTGTTGTATCAAGCCGTATTGGAACGATTGCAGTATTGGGCTAAGGCAGTACAGCAGGACGAAGAAAAGGTGCTGAATAAGATACAAAAGGCTGGGAATGCAGAGCGAATACGAGAAAAGAAGAAAAAGGCAAGTGCTTTGAAGAAAGCCGAGAACCGTCAAAATGAGATTGACCGCTTGTTTGCGAAAATGTACGAAGATAGAGCCTGTGAGAAGATAACGGAACGAAATTTCATCATGCTGTCGGGAAAATATCAGAAAGAACAGATAGAACTGGAACAGCAGATAACCGACCTAAGAGAAGAATTAAGTAAAATGGAACAGGATATGATAGGTGCTGAAAAGTGGATTGAGTTAATCAAGGAGTATTCCGTACCAAAGGAACTGACAGCACCGTTATTAAATGCAATGATAGAAAAAATCCTTATTCACGAAGCAACAACGAATGAGGACAATAAAAGAATACAGGAAATAGAGATATACTACCGATTTATTGGAAAAGTAGACTGA